In Nostoc sp. UHCC 0926, a single genomic region encodes these proteins:
- a CDS encoding glycosyltransferase family 4 protein, translating into MIKVVLLHFGFEDYTIELANSLVKYVDLTLIHPEKISDVCSKVLDSNIRVVSFKKPRIRDPRNLLSMGTMMHIIKNIQPDVLHVQETNDPWYDWTLLFNKMPPLVTTIHDIFRHPGDNSTAFGSEYTRRIGFYRSQQLIVHTNQLKKILIEQFRIPQERVNVLPHGELGSLYQRRSSQNIQAREPCTLLFFGRILPYKGLKYLLEAMPLIAECIPEVKLIIAGKGENIRQYFPNGYDEKRYKIINDFIPLEEVGNLFKRSTATVLPYIEASQSGVAALSYGMGTLVVASEVGGLSEIVKHKKDGLLVPPRDVSALADAIICLLKNRDLQQGMQTAALARSQEDLNWSNIASQTVEVYQKTIKMRH; encoded by the coding sequence ATGATTAAGGTTGTTCTATTACATTTTGGCTTTGAAGACTACACCATCGAATTAGCAAACAGTTTGGTTAAATATGTTGATTTAACGCTAATTCATCCAGAAAAAATCTCAGATGTCTGTAGTAAGGTTCTTGATTCCAATATCCGCGTTGTTAGTTTTAAAAAACCACGGATTCGCGACCCACGCAACCTATTGTCTATGGGCACTATGATGCATATCATCAAAAACATACAGCCAGATGTTTTACATGTGCAAGAAACTAACGATCCTTGGTACGATTGGACTTTGTTATTCAACAAAATGCCACCATTGGTGACAACCATCCACGATATATTCCGTCACCCAGGCGATAACAGCACTGCATTTGGTTCCGAGTATACCAGACGTATTGGCTTCTACCGTTCCCAACAATTGATTGTCCATACTAATCAACTAAAAAAGATTCTAATTGAGCAATTTCGTATACCTCAAGAGCGAGTCAATGTTTTACCTCATGGGGAACTTGGTAGTTTGTATCAGCGTCGAAGTAGTCAAAATATTCAAGCCCGTGAGCCATGTACCTTGCTATTTTTTGGACGTATCTTGCCCTATAAAGGATTGAAATATTTGCTTGAAGCTATGCCCTTAATTGCTGAATGTATACCTGAAGTCAAGCTAATTATTGCTGGAAAAGGAGAAAACATAAGGCAATATTTTCCTAATGGTTATGATGAGAAACGCTACAAGATTATCAATGACTTTATCCCCCTTGAAGAAGTAGGTAATCTATTTAAACGCAGCACGGCAACAGTTCTGCCATATATAGAAGCGTCTCAAAGTGGTGTGGCAGCTTTGTCTTATGGAATGGGAACGCTGGTTGTAGCTTCTGAGGTGGGGGGATTGAGTGAGATAGTTAAACATAAAAAAGATGGGTTATTAGTTCCACCTCGTGACGTTTCAGCTCTAGCTGATGCTATCATTTGTTTGCTAAAGAATCGTGACTTGCAACAAGGTATGCAAACAGCGGCACTAGCTCGCTCTCAGGAAGATTTAAATTGGTCAAATATTGCTAGTCAAACTGTGGAAGTTTATCAAAAAACTATAAAAATGAGACATTAA
- a CDS encoding amino acid adenylation domain-containing protein produces the protein MQINSQTSESKQNIPLDTLSQIIGTQVLQEWNETQAVHHHDLCIHQMFEMQVERSPQAIAVVFENTQLTYRQLNHRANQLAHHLRALGVGPEVLVGICLERSLEMIVGLLAILKAGGAYVPLDPAYPSERLAFILEDTQTPVLLTQEKFVKNLPPHEAQVICLDSNWQGNIRNSQENPVNETTADNLIYVIYTSGSTGQPKGVMIPHRGICNQLYWKQTTFGLTQADKVLLTISFSFDPSVWQIFWPLCFGGQLIMARPGGHQDTAYLVKVITELQITVLALVPSVLRVLLEEKGIENCRFIRHITCGGEALPSELIERFFAQLNLDNVLHNCYGPTEASIDTTFWTCQRGTNYAIAPIGRPITNAEIHILDENLQPVPFGESGELHIGGIGLARAYLNRPELTIDKFIFDPFSSKKGAYLYKTGDLARYLSDGNIEFLGRIDHQVKIRGFRIELGEIEAILGQHPALIQTLVIAREDVLGDKQLVAYIVASPEQIPSQSELRRFLETRLPEYMMPSFFVFLDTLPLNPNGKIDRHALPAPDTFTLRLSTNFVPPENSTEEVLATIWAKVLRLEQVGIHDNFFELGGHSLLATQVMSRIRQAFRIEIPLQLLFENPTIATLAQALAQNESQENDPQNQTIPQIANRESAPLSFAQQRVWFLQQLQPNSRAYILSNAQRLTGKLNARVLQQSLDAIVVHHEALRTNFIKSFDGSPIQVIGTPRPVEFKIIKVAPEQVECLLNQEAQRPFNLESDLMLRATLLQVDEQEHILLLVMHHIASDGWSIGIIEQQLADVYQAFLSDKPSPLAKLPIQYADFAVWQHQWLSGEILSSQINYWKTQLAGANTVLELPTDRPRPPVQTYQGAVQSLMLPQKLSASLKELSHQQGVTLFMTLLAAFGIILHRYTGQEDILIGSPIAGRNQVETEGLIGFFVNTLAIRTNLSDNPSFQQLLSQVREVTLGAYAHQDLPFEKLVEELQPERDLSHSPLFQVMFAFHNTPSEPWELPGLTITPLEVHNDTAKFELTLDIKETSEGIKGGIEYNTDLFDATTIARMLGHFQTLLEGIVANPEQHISNLPLLTAAEQHQLLIEWNNTQTDYPKNTCIHQLFEAQTERTPNAIAVIFENQQLTYQQLNHRANQLAHYLISLGVKPEMPVGICVERSLNLIVGILGILKAGAAYVPLDPGYPQERLAFMLQDSQISILLTQQHLLKTLPSHQAQVICLDSDRDCIAAHQQNSPQSYIDPDNLIYTIYTSGSTGKPKGVQITHRSVLNFLTGMQQHLQLTNLDSLLSVTSLSFDIAVLEIFLPLTLGAKIILVSREVTADGLKLLQQLNNSAATVMQATPVTWQMLLEAGWKGNTQLKILCGGEALHENLANHLRQRGAEVWNLYGPTETTVWSTIHRIEQEEALVSIGRPLANTQIYILDKYLQPVPVGVPGQLYIGGAGLSRGYFHQPKLTTEKFIPNPFSCDFESRLYKTGDLARYLSDGNIEYLGRLDHQVKIRGFRIELGEIEALLAQHPNVQQTVVTARVDNPQNQRLVAYIVPHPEQTPTTDELRHFLKQKLPEYMVPSAFVLLDTLPLTPNGKIDRRALPAPDSTRLDSENTYLAPRDQLEFQLTKIWEQVLGIQPIGVRDNFFELGGHSILAVKLFWQIEKTFNKNLPLAILFQSGTVEALAKIICQEEDIARNLALVNTLDQSKSSWSSLLEIQPNGSKPPFFCIHGLGGEVLCFRELALHLGSDQPFYALQPQGLDGKQPLHTRIEDMATHYIQEIQTLQPSGPYFLGGYSFGGIVAFEMAQQLQEQGEQVGILVMVDSCRPGYSWRASFLKRVFLHLNKIVQQGPTYLWQMAVRWSYWRKRRLKNRYNRYLQEVVHLPETDKHLKIIDTNTQAISEYIFSPYVGQAILLRTEDQSRDEAIGTEYDPQFGWGDVVAGKLDVHYVPGSHHGLLNEPQVQVLAETLRNCLIQAQSLKN, from the coding sequence ATGCAGATAAATAGCCAGACTTCAGAATCTAAGCAAAATATTCCTTTAGATACCTTAAGTCAGATCATTGGCACTCAAGTTTTACAGGAATGGAATGAAACCCAAGCAGTTCATCATCACGATCTGTGCATCCATCAAATGTTTGAGATGCAAGTAGAGCGATCGCCCCAAGCCATTGCTGTAGTATTTGAAAATACACAACTTACTTATCGGCAGTTAAACCACCGGGCCAATCAACTAGCGCACCACCTACGTGCTTTAGGGGTTGGGCCTGAAGTACTTGTAGGCATTTGCCTAGAGCGCTCCTTGGAGATGATCGTAGGACTTCTGGCAATTCTGAAAGCTGGAGGTGCTTATGTACCTTTAGATCCTGCATATCCCTCAGAGCGTTTAGCCTTCATTTTAGAAGACACCCAGACACCAGTATTGTTAACCCAAGAAAAATTTGTCAAGAATCTACCACCGCATGAAGCACAAGTAATTTGTCTGGACTCAAACTGGCAAGGGAATATCCGAAACAGTCAAGAAAACCCTGTAAATGAGACAACGGCTGATAATCTGATCTACGTAATCTACACATCAGGATCTACAGGACAGCCCAAGGGTGTAATGATCCCTCACCGGGGGATTTGCAATCAACTGTACTGGAAGCAAACAACTTTTGGATTAACTCAGGCTGACAAAGTTTTACTGACTATTTCTTTTAGCTTCGACCCTTCAGTGTGGCAGATATTCTGGCCATTGTGCTTCGGAGGGCAATTGATCATGGCTCGCCCTGGTGGACATCAAGATACTGCCTACCTTGTGAAGGTGATTACTGAGCTGCAAATCACAGTTCTGGCCTTAGTCCCTTCTGTATTGCGTGTCTTACTGGAAGAGAAGGGAATTGAGAATTGCCGATTCATCAGGCATATTACCTGCGGTGGTGAAGCTTTACCTAGCGAACTCATAGAACGCTTTTTTGCTCAACTGAATTTGGACAATGTTCTCCATAATTGCTATGGTCCGACAGAAGCTTCCATTGATACCACTTTCTGGACTTGCCAGCGCGGCACTAATTACGCCATTGCTCCCATTGGTCGCCCGATTACTAATGCAGAGATTCACATCCTCGATGAAAATTTGCAGCCTGTGCCTTTTGGTGAATCAGGTGAACTGCACATTGGCGGTATTGGTCTGGCGCGAGCCTATCTTAACCGTCCAGAATTGACGATAGATAAGTTCATTTTCGACCCTTTTAGTTCTAAAAAAGGGGCATATCTTTACAAAACTGGGGATTTAGCACGTTATTTGAGCGATGGTAATATCGAGTTCCTTGGTCGTATTGACCACCAAGTGAAAATACGTGGCTTCCGAATTGAATTGGGAGAAATTGAAGCCATATTAGGTCAACATCCGGCACTGATACAGACTCTAGTCATAGCTAGAGAAGATGTTCTTGGTGACAAGCAACTCGTAGCATATATAGTTGCCAGTCCAGAGCAAATCCCTAGCCAGTCTGAATTGCGTCGCTTTTTGGAAACTCGGCTACCTGAATACATGATGCCTAGTTTCTTTGTATTTTTGGACACCCTACCATTAAATCCCAACGGTAAAATAGACCGCCACGCCTTGCCTGCACCGGATACATTTACTCTTAGGCTGTCAACTAACTTTGTTCCACCTGAGAATTCGACAGAAGAAGTTTTAGCTACCATCTGGGCGAAAGTTTTGCGTCTGGAACAAGTAGGCATCCACGACAATTTTTTTGAATTGGGAGGTCATTCACTGCTGGCTACTCAAGTGATGTCTCGGATTCGCCAAGCCTTTCGGATAGAAATACCGTTGCAACTATTATTTGAGAATCCAACGATCGCTACTTTAGCTCAAGCGTTGGCCCAAAATGAGAGTCAAGAAAATGATCCCCAAAATCAAACTATTCCCCAAATAGCCAACCGGGAGTCAGCCCCTTTATCCTTTGCCCAGCAGCGAGTGTGGTTTTTGCAACAGTTGCAACCCAACAGCCGAGCATATATCCTCTCGAATGCACAGCGCTTAACGGGCAAGTTAAATGCGCGTGTATTGCAACAGTCACTAGATGCGATCGTTGTCCATCACGAGGCACTGCGAACAAACTTTATTAAATCATTTGATGGTAGCCCCATACAAGTAATTGGCACGCCTCGGCCAGTGGAATTCAAAATAATTAAGGTAGCACCGGAGCAAGTGGAATGTCTCCTAAATCAAGAGGCGCAACGCCCCTTCAACTTAGAATCTGACTTGATGCTCAGAGCTACTTTGCTCCAGGTAGATGAACAGGAGCATATACTCTTGTTGGTCATGCACCACATCGCCTCAGATGGTTGGTCAATAGGCATTATCGAGCAGCAGTTAGCAGACGTTTATCAAGCCTTTTTGAGCGATAAGCCTTCCCCTTTGGCAAAATTGCCCATTCAGTATGCAGATTTTGCTGTGTGGCAGCACCAATGGCTATCAGGTGAAATACTCTCCAGCCAAATTAATTATTGGAAAACTCAGTTAGCAGGTGCTAATACTGTATTAGAATTACCAACCGACCGACCACGGCCACCAGTCCAAACTTACCAGGGAGCAGTGCAATCCCTGATGCTACCCCAGAAGCTGAGTGCATCCCTAAAAGAACTCTCGCATCAGCAGGGTGTCACCCTATTCATGACATTGTTGGCGGCTTTTGGGATAATATTGCACCGCTACACTGGACAAGAAGACATTCTCATCGGTTCTCCTATTGCTGGTCGCAACCAAGTTGAAACCGAAGGGTTGATTGGGTTTTTTGTCAATACCCTAGCTATACGCACTAACCTTTCAGATAACCCAAGTTTCCAACAGTTACTTAGTCAAGTTCGAGAAGTAACACTAGGAGCTTATGCCCACCAAGACCTGCCCTTCGAGAAGCTAGTAGAAGAACTACAGCCAGAACGAGATTTGAGCCACTCGCCGTTGTTTCAGGTAATGTTTGCCTTCCACAATACCCCAAGCGAACCCTGGGAACTTCCGGGATTGACCATTACCCCTCTAGAAGTCCATAATGATACCGCAAAGTTCGAGCTTACCCTTGATATTAAAGAAACTTCAGAGGGGATCAAAGGTGGAATTGAATACAACACAGACTTATTCGATGCTACAACGATCGCTCGAATGCTAGGGCATTTCCAAACTTTACTTGAAGGTATCGTCGCCAACCCAGAACAGCATATTTCAAATTTACCTCTGTTAACAGCAGCCGAACAGCATCAGCTACTAATAGAGTGGAATAATACTCAAACTGACTACCCCAAAAATACCTGCATCCATCAGTTATTTGAAGCTCAAACCGAAAGAACTCCCAACGCCATTGCCGTAATCTTTGAGAACCAGCAACTAACTTACCAGCAACTCAATCACCGTGCTAATCAGCTAGCGCATTACTTGATATCACTGGGGGTCAAACCAGAGATGCCGGTGGGGATTTGTGTGGAGCGATCGCTAAATCTAATAGTTGGAATTTTAGGTATCCTGAAAGCAGGTGCAGCCTACGTACCCTTAGACCCAGGCTATCCCCAAGAGCGCTTGGCGTTCATGTTGCAAGACTCGCAAATTTCCATTTTATTAACCCAGCAACATTTATTAAAAACTCTTCCATCCCACCAAGCCCAAGTTATCTGTTTAGATAGCGACAGGGATTGCATCGCCGCACATCAGCAAAATTCGCCACAAAGCTACATTGATCCCGATAATTTAATTTACACAATTTATACTTCTGGCTCCACAGGAAAACCCAAAGGTGTACAAATTACCCATCGCAGCGTCCTCAACTTCCTCACGGGGATGCAACAGCACCTACAATTAACCAACCTTGATAGTCTGTTGTCAGTTACTTCCCTATCTTTTGATATTGCGGTTTTAGAAATCTTTCTTCCCCTAACACTAGGAGCCAAGATAATTTTAGTTAGTCGGGAAGTTACTGCCGACGGTTTAAAGTTATTACAACAACTCAATAACTCTGCTGCAACTGTTATGCAAGCCACCCCTGTAACTTGGCAAATGTTACTAGAAGCGGGATGGAAAGGAAATACACAACTGAAAATTCTCTGTGGTGGTGAAGCCTTACATGAAAATTTAGCTAACCACTTACGTCAAAGAGGTGCTGAAGTTTGGAACTTATACGGACCGACAGAAACAACTGTTTGGTCTACAATTCATCGAATTGAGCAGGAAGAAGCTTTAGTGAGCATTGGCCGTCCTCTAGCCAACACCCAGATTTACATTTTAGATAAATATTTACAACCCGTCCCTGTGGGTGTTCCAGGACAACTATATATTGGTGGTGCAGGATTATCACGGGGTTATTTCCATCAGCCTAAATTAACAACAGAAAAATTTATTCCTAATCCATTCAGTTGCGACTTTGAAAGCCGTCTTTACAAAACAGGTGACTTAGCCCGTTACCTAAGTGATGGTAATATAGAATATCTTGGTCGCCTGGATCATCAAGTAAAAATTCGTGGTTTCCGCATCGAACTTGGAGAAATTGAAGCTTTATTAGCACAACACCCCAATGTACAGCAAACTGTCGTCACAGCTAGAGTTGATAATCCACAAAACCAGCGACTAGTCGCCTACATCGTTCCTCACCCAGAACAGACACCAACTACAGACGAACTGCGCCATTTCCTCAAACAGAAACTACCAGAATATATGGTGCCTAGTGCTTTCGTTTTACTAGACACCTTACCCCTAACCCCCAACGGCAAAATCGACCGCCGCGCTTTACCAGCGCCAGACTCAACAAGGCTTGATTCAGAAAACACCTATCTGGCTCCCCGTGATCAATTAGAATTCCAACTGACCAAAATTTGGGAACAAGTTCTGGGCATTCAGCCTATCGGTGTCAGGGACAACTTCTTTGAGCTAGGAGGACACTCCATATTAGCAGTAAAACTGTTTTGGCAAATTGAAAAGACATTTAATAAAAATCTGCCTCTTGCCATTCTGTTCCAGTCAGGTACTGTAGAGGCTCTAGCCAAAATAATTTGCCAAGAAGAAGATATAGCAAGAAACTTGGCTTTAGTAAATACCTTAGACCAATCAAAATCTAGTTGGTCATCTCTGTTAGAAATTCAACCCAATGGTTCAAAACCACCTTTTTTCTGTATTCACGGACTGGGTGGAGAAGTCTTGTGTTTCCGTGAATTGGCGCTGCATCTGGGATCAGATCAACCATTCTACGCACTACAGCCACAAGGGCTAGATGGAAAACAGCCTTTGCATACGCGGATTGAAGACATGGCAACTCACTACATTCAAGAAATCCAGACGCTTCAGCCTAGTGGCCCTTATTTTCTGGGAGGTTATTCTTTTGGGGGTATAGTTGCTTTCGAGATGGCTCAACAACTCCAAGAGCAAGGCGAACAAGTTGGTATTCTAGTTATGGTTGATAGTTGTCGTCCAGGTTATAGCTGGCGGGCGTCATTTCTCAAACGAGTTTTTTTGCATTTAAATAAAATTGTTCAACAAGGGCCTACCTACCTTTGGCAAATGGCTGTGAGATGGAGTTATTGGCGAAAGCGCCGTCTCAAAAATAGATATAACCGTTACTTGCAAGAGGTAGTTCATTTACCTGAAACTGACAAGCACTTAAAAATTATAGATACTAACACTCAAGCCATCAGTGAATATATCTTTTCACCTTACGTTGGTCAAGCTATCCTCTTGCGAACAGAGGATCAAAGTCGGGACGAAGCTATAGGTACAGAATACGATCCTCAATTCGGCTGGGGCGACGTAGTTGCTGGAAAATTAGATGTCCATTACGTTCCCGGATCTCACCATGGCCTACTTAATGAGCCGCAGGTACAGGTGTTAGCCGAAACATTGAGAAATTGCTTAATCCAAGCGCAGTCTCTAAAGAATTAA
- a CDS encoding O-antigen ligase family protein — MRKFLISAEQILTVTCLMIYSGTPLIPLLTDGFTVKDTDRTIFRFFFTFTYIVSLSLIALRWKKVTYVFGRDKFIWALIGVCALSSFWSLDPDTTVRRVFALAATTIFGLYLASRYTLKEQLKLCAYMFGISAVMCFLFVIFLPQYGLGNDVDGAGWRGIFPSKNVLGETFVLSAAIFFFKAMTNQENRWVSWLGYVTSGVLIFFSKSTTSIVNFIIITAAVVIYYRILHLKYKIMIPILTFISTIAIAFYTWFISEADTILGSVGKDTTLTGRSEIWSAVLEMIAKKPLLGYGYGAFWIENNSESTIVQQTIQWNAPNAHNGFLDLWLELGLLGFSVFLIGFVINLLKAIYLIRWNQTSESLWLLVYFTVIILSNLAETTFLEQNSLQWILYVSAILSNKLSTRANL; from the coding sequence ATGAGGAAATTTTTAATTTCTGCCGAACAAATACTTACAGTAACTTGCTTGATGATCTACTCAGGAACTCCGCTAATCCCTCTTCTGACGGATGGCTTTACCGTAAAAGACACTGATAGAACTATATTTCGATTCTTTTTTACTTTTACGTATATAGTTAGCCTTTCCTTAATTGCTTTACGCTGGAAGAAGGTTACTTACGTTTTTGGCAGAGATAAGTTTATTTGGGCATTGATTGGAGTTTGTGCACTTTCTAGTTTTTGGTCTTTAGATCCAGACACTACTGTACGTCGCGTTTTTGCTCTGGCAGCAACAACTATCTTTGGACTTTATTTAGCTTCACGCTACACCTTAAAGGAGCAACTGAAGTTATGTGCATACATGTTTGGCATCTCAGCAGTAATGTGCTTCTTATTTGTTATATTTCTACCACAATATGGTCTTGGAAACGATGTTGATGGAGCTGGTTGGCGAGGAATATTCCCAAGTAAGAATGTTCTTGGCGAGACATTTGTGTTGAGTGCAGCAATATTTTTCTTCAAAGCCATGACTAATCAAGAAAATCGCTGGGTTTCATGGCTTGGGTATGTTACTTCTGGAGTACTTATATTCTTCTCAAAATCAACAACATCTATAGTTAATTTTATAATCATTACAGCAGCTGTTGTTATATATTATCGAATTTTACATTTAAAGTATAAAATAATGATACCTATTTTGACTTTCATATCAACCATTGCCATAGCTTTTTATACCTGGTTTATATCAGAAGCGGATACAATTTTAGGCTCAGTAGGTAAGGACACAACACTTACTGGACGTTCAGAAATATGGTCTGCTGTGTTGGAAATGATTGCGAAAAAACCGTTACTAGGATATGGCTATGGAGCATTCTGGATAGAGAATAATAGTGAGTCTACTATTGTTCAACAAACGATACAATGGAATGCTCCTAATGCTCACAATGGTTTTCTGGATCTCTGGTTAGAGTTGGGTCTACTAGGATTCTCGGTTTTTTTAATTGGGTTCGTTATTAATTTATTAAAAGCAATATATTTAATCCGGTGGAATCAAACATCTGAAAGTTTATGGCTGTTAGTCTATTTTACCGTTATTATTCTTTCAAATCTTGCTGAAACTACATTCTTAGAGCAAAATAGTCTGCAATGGATACTTTATGTATCAGCAATATTATCAAACAAACTTTCTACACGCGCAAATCTTTAA
- a CDS encoding sugar transferase, whose amino-acid sequence MSNQSITTNKFSEVPLDLRASAFVRVRKGSWWLRLTTLFLVDYTLLSLAWVLAGYQSSYGHFTWYIPSHYLPILITIGIQIGSLAVQGIYREGQKRYDYFNIIKSLTFAHGLILLVCSLYKPVVDITRPRLILLSWVLSILFICTGRYAVNITLEYLRKQKKIVRSSVFIICDPQDHEQIASFIKKEKHYIVSGTANANSLDRYQRQQTLNQLNQLAVTEVFISWDALKNRMFLCWLFQASGIQVHILPMELKPIYKNVEFNRIGGMPCLSLDCPIITGKDFWIKRSCDFCFAALFVMLSFPIYIAIAIAIKLDSPGTIFYRQTRIGLHGQQFKVWKFRTMRSDAEKLQKELEALNEAKDGIIFKIKDDPRITRVGKFLRRYSLDELPQLFNVIFGEMSIVGPRPLPTRDVDKFSEHHFIRHEVLPGITGLWQVSGRSDILDFEQVINLDLSYIENWSLGLDFEILLKTVMVVLKKEGAY is encoded by the coding sequence ATGAGTAATCAAAGCATTACAACAAATAAATTCAGTGAAGTGCCTTTGGATTTACGTGCATCTGCATTTGTCCGGGTACGCAAGGGTTCGTGGTGGTTGAGATTAACAACATTGTTTTTAGTAGACTATACTCTTTTATCTTTAGCTTGGGTTTTAGCTGGATATCAATCTTCTTATGGGCATTTTACTTGGTATATACCGAGTCATTATTTACCGATTTTAATAACTATTGGGATTCAAATAGGATCACTAGCTGTCCAAGGTATTTATCGAGAAGGTCAAAAACGCTATGACTATTTCAATATCATCAAATCACTAACTTTTGCTCATGGATTAATACTTCTTGTTTGTTCTTTGTATAAACCAGTTGTTGATATTACACGTCCAAGATTAATTTTATTATCTTGGGTGCTAAGTATATTATTTATTTGTACTGGTAGATATGCTGTAAATATTACTCTTGAATATCTGCGTAAGCAGAAAAAAATAGTTCGTTCTTCTGTATTCATTATTTGTGATCCTCAAGATCATGAACAGATTGCTAGTTTTATAAAAAAAGAAAAACATTACATCGTATCTGGAACCGCGAATGCTAATTCATTAGACAGATATCAACGTCAGCAAACCTTGAATCAACTTAATCAATTAGCTGTAACAGAAGTTTTTATATCTTGGGATGCTCTAAAAAACAGAATGTTTTTATGCTGGTTATTTCAAGCATCTGGCATCCAAGTGCATATTTTGCCAATGGAATTAAAACCGATTTATAAAAATGTAGAATTTAATAGAATAGGAGGAATGCCTTGTCTCAGCTTGGATTGTCCAATAATTACAGGTAAAGATTTTTGGATAAAGCGCAGTTGTGATTTTTGCTTTGCGGCTTTATTTGTAATGTTATCATTCCCTATTTATATAGCTATAGCTATAGCTATCAAACTGGACTCTCCCGGCACAATATTTTACAGGCAAACCCGTATAGGTTTACATGGGCAACAGTTTAAAGTATGGAAATTCAGAACTATGAGGTCTGATGCGGAAAAATTACAGAAAGAATTAGAAGCATTAAATGAAGCCAAAGATGGGATTATCTTTAAGATTAAAGACGATCCTCGCATTACCCGTGTTGGAAAATTTCTTCGTCGTTACAGCTTAGACGAATTACCTCAACTTTTTAATGTTATCTTTGGAGAAATGAGTATAGTAGGACCTCGCCCTTTACCTACTAGAGATGTTGATAAGTTTTCTGAACATCATTTTATCCGACATGAAGTTTTACCTGGTATTACAGGTCTTTGGCAAGTCTCAGGTCGCTCGGATATTTTAGATTTTGAACAAGTGATTAATCTTGATCTTAGCTACATTGAAAATTGGTCGCTTGGGTTAGACTTTGAAATTCTGCTCAAAACAGTTATGGTAGTTTTGAAAAAAGAAGGTGCTTACTAA